One part of the Anser cygnoides isolate HZ-2024a breed goose chromosome 9, Taihu_goose_T2T_genome, whole genome shotgun sequence genome encodes these proteins:
- the NEU2 gene encoding sialidase-2 isoform X2, whose protein sequence is MPIIPEQHTSQGMMASFPVLKQETLFRNGTWSYRIPALLYLPRFSIILAFAEEREDVVDEHAKLIAMRRGMYDPTTHHVQWNSMETIVSAQLKDHRSMNPCPVYDEVSGKLILFFIAVPGKISEQHQLRTKINLVRLCYITSMDQGRTWSAVQDITEGAISSEYKNWATFAVGPGHGLQLLNEARSLVIPAYAYRILDPKQHPTPHAFCFISSDHGATWEMGNFVGKESAVECQVAEVHTCGRRVLYCNARSSRGARIQAVSYNHGVDFEGGQRVEMLVEPPSGCHGSVTAFPPPPDARCQDSWLLYAHPTDPKGRRDLGIYLNKSPLNPAHWTKPSILFKGLCAYSDLQYMGVGPDGSPLFSCLFEYGTRQQCEEIIFVIFTLKQAFPSEC, encoded by the exons CATGATGGCTTCGTTTCCTGTCCTGAAGCAAGAGACGTTGTTCCGGAACGGTACGTGGAGCTACCGAATTCCAGCCCTGCTCTACCTGCCACGTTTCAGCATCATCCTGGCATTTGCTGAGGAACGAGAGGATGTGGTGGACGAACATGCCAAGCTGATAGCGATGCGCAGAGGCATGTATGACCCAACTACGCACCATGTTCAG TGGAATAGCATGGAGACCATTGTCAGTGCGCAGCTGAAAGATCACCGGTCTATGAATCCCTGTCCTGTTTATGATGAGGTCTCAGGGAAACTGATCCTGTTCTTCATAGCCGTCCCAGGAAAGATCTCTGAGCAGCACCAGCTCAGGACAAAGATCAACCTGGTGCGTCTCTGCTACATCACTAGCATGGACCAAGGACGCACCTGGAGCGCTGTCCAGGATATCACTGAGGGTGCCATTAGCTCCGAGTACAAGAACTGGGCCACTTTTGCAGTGGGGCCAGGCCACGGATTACAGCTGCTCAATGAGGCCCGGAGCCTTGTGATTCCTGCTTATGCCTATCGTATCCTCGACCCTAAGCAACACCCCACCCCTCATGCCTTCTGCTTCATCAGCTCTGACCACGGGGCGACATGGGAGATGGGGAACTTTGTGGGGAAGGAGAGCGCGGTGGAGTGCCAGGTAGCCGAGGTACACACCTGTGGCAGGAGGGTGCTCTACTGCAAcgcaaggagcagcaggggagCAAGAATCCAGGCCGTCAGCTACAACCACGGGGTGGACTTTGAGGGAGGCCAACGGGTTGAAATGCTTGTAGAGCCTCCCTCTGGATGTCATGGAAGTGTTACTGCCTTCCCACCTCCCCCTGATGCCAGGTGCCAAGATAGTTGGTTGCTCTATGCTCATCCTACAGACCCAAAGGGTCGAAGAGATTTGGGAATTTACCTCAACAAAAGCCCTTTAAACCCAGCACACTGGACAAAGCCAAGCATCCTCTTCAAGGGCTTGTGTGCTTATTCAGATCTGCAGTACATGGGGGTCGGGCCAGATGGCTCACCCTTGTTCTCCTGCCTTTTTGAATATGGGACCCGTCAACAATGTGAAGAgataatatttgtaatattcaCTTTGAAGCAAGCCTTCCCATCTGAGTGCTGA
- the NEU2 gene encoding sialidase-2 isoform X1, giving the protein MKNSPNPSSQWEFHTKKGHKMSMMASFPVLKQETLFRNGTWSYRIPALLYLPRFSIILAFAEEREDVVDEHAKLIAMRRGMYDPTTHHVQWNSMETIVSAQLKDHRSMNPCPVYDEVSGKLILFFIAVPGKISEQHQLRTKINLVRLCYITSMDQGRTWSAVQDITEGAISSEYKNWATFAVGPGHGLQLLNEARSLVIPAYAYRILDPKQHPTPHAFCFISSDHGATWEMGNFVGKESAVECQVAEVHTCGRRVLYCNARSSRGARIQAVSYNHGVDFEGGQRVEMLVEPPSGCHGSVTAFPPPPDARCQDSWLLYAHPTDPKGRRDLGIYLNKSPLNPAHWTKPSILFKGLCAYSDLQYMGVGPDGSPLFSCLFEYGTRQQCEEIIFVIFTLKQAFPSEC; this is encoded by the exons CATGATGGCTTCGTTTCCTGTCCTGAAGCAAGAGACGTTGTTCCGGAACGGTACGTGGAGCTACCGAATTCCAGCCCTGCTCTACCTGCCACGTTTCAGCATCATCCTGGCATTTGCTGAGGAACGAGAGGATGTGGTGGACGAACATGCCAAGCTGATAGCGATGCGCAGAGGCATGTATGACCCAACTACGCACCATGTTCAG TGGAATAGCATGGAGACCATTGTCAGTGCGCAGCTGAAAGATCACCGGTCTATGAATCCCTGTCCTGTTTATGATGAGGTCTCAGGGAAACTGATCCTGTTCTTCATAGCCGTCCCAGGAAAGATCTCTGAGCAGCACCAGCTCAGGACAAAGATCAACCTGGTGCGTCTCTGCTACATCACTAGCATGGACCAAGGACGCACCTGGAGCGCTGTCCAGGATATCACTGAGGGTGCCATTAGCTCCGAGTACAAGAACTGGGCCACTTTTGCAGTGGGGCCAGGCCACGGATTACAGCTGCTCAATGAGGCCCGGAGCCTTGTGATTCCTGCTTATGCCTATCGTATCCTCGACCCTAAGCAACACCCCACCCCTCATGCCTTCTGCTTCATCAGCTCTGACCACGGGGCGACATGGGAGATGGGGAACTTTGTGGGGAAGGAGAGCGCGGTGGAGTGCCAGGTAGCCGAGGTACACACCTGTGGCAGGAGGGTGCTCTACTGCAAcgcaaggagcagcaggggagCAAGAATCCAGGCCGTCAGCTACAACCACGGGGTGGACTTTGAGGGAGGCCAACGGGTTGAAATGCTTGTAGAGCCTCCCTCTGGATGTCATGGAAGTGTTACTGCCTTCCCACCTCCCCCTGATGCCAGGTGCCAAGATAGTTGGTTGCTCTATGCTCATCCTACAGACCCAAAGGGTCGAAGAGATTTGGGAATTTACCTCAACAAAAGCCCTTTAAACCCAGCACACTGGACAAAGCCAAGCATCCTCTTCAAGGGCTTGTGTGCTTATTCAGATCTGCAGTACATGGGGGTCGGGCCAGATGGCTCACCCTTGTTCTCCTGCCTTTTTGAATATGGGACCCGTCAACAATGTGAAGAgataatatttgtaatattcaCTTTGAAGCAAGCCTTCCCATCTGAGTGCTGA
- the NEU2 gene encoding sialidase-2 isoform X3: protein MEKFLCSMMASFPVLKQETLFRNGTWSYRIPALLYLPRFSIILAFAEEREDVVDEHAKLIAMRRGMYDPTTHHVQWNSMETIVSAQLKDHRSMNPCPVYDEVSGKLILFFIAVPGKISEQHQLRTKINLVRLCYITSMDQGRTWSAVQDITEGAISSEYKNWATFAVGPGHGLQLLNEARSLVIPAYAYRILDPKQHPTPHAFCFISSDHGATWEMGNFVGKESAVECQVAEVHTCGRRVLYCNARSSRGARIQAVSYNHGVDFEGGQRVEMLVEPPSGCHGSVTAFPPPPDARCQDSWLLYAHPTDPKGRRDLGIYLNKSPLNPAHWTKPSILFKGLCAYSDLQYMGVGPDGSPLFSCLFEYGTRQQCEEIIFVIFTLKQAFPSEC from the exons CATGATGGCTTCGTTTCCTGTCCTGAAGCAAGAGACGTTGTTCCGGAACGGTACGTGGAGCTACCGAATTCCAGCCCTGCTCTACCTGCCACGTTTCAGCATCATCCTGGCATTTGCTGAGGAACGAGAGGATGTGGTGGACGAACATGCCAAGCTGATAGCGATGCGCAGAGGCATGTATGACCCAACTACGCACCATGTTCAG TGGAATAGCATGGAGACCATTGTCAGTGCGCAGCTGAAAGATCACCGGTCTATGAATCCCTGTCCTGTTTATGATGAGGTCTCAGGGAAACTGATCCTGTTCTTCATAGCCGTCCCAGGAAAGATCTCTGAGCAGCACCAGCTCAGGACAAAGATCAACCTGGTGCGTCTCTGCTACATCACTAGCATGGACCAAGGACGCACCTGGAGCGCTGTCCAGGATATCACTGAGGGTGCCATTAGCTCCGAGTACAAGAACTGGGCCACTTTTGCAGTGGGGCCAGGCCACGGATTACAGCTGCTCAATGAGGCCCGGAGCCTTGTGATTCCTGCTTATGCCTATCGTATCCTCGACCCTAAGCAACACCCCACCCCTCATGCCTTCTGCTTCATCAGCTCTGACCACGGGGCGACATGGGAGATGGGGAACTTTGTGGGGAAGGAGAGCGCGGTGGAGTGCCAGGTAGCCGAGGTACACACCTGTGGCAGGAGGGTGCTCTACTGCAAcgcaaggagcagcaggggagCAAGAATCCAGGCCGTCAGCTACAACCACGGGGTGGACTTTGAGGGAGGCCAACGGGTTGAAATGCTTGTAGAGCCTCCCTCTGGATGTCATGGAAGTGTTACTGCCTTCCCACCTCCCCCTGATGCCAGGTGCCAAGATAGTTGGTTGCTCTATGCTCATCCTACAGACCCAAAGGGTCGAAGAGATTTGGGAATTTACCTCAACAAAAGCCCTTTAAACCCAGCACACTGGACAAAGCCAAGCATCCTCTTCAAGGGCTTGTGTGCTTATTCAGATCTGCAGTACATGGGGGTCGGGCCAGATGGCTCACCCTTGTTCTCCTGCCTTTTTGAATATGGGACCCGTCAACAATGTGAAGAgataatatttgtaatattcaCTTTGAAGCAAGCCTTCCCATCTGAGTGCTGA
- the NEU2 gene encoding sialidase-2 isoform X4 — MMASFPVLKQETLFRNGTWSYRIPALLYLPRFSIILAFAEEREDVVDEHAKLIAMRRGMYDPTTHHVQWNSMETIVSAQLKDHRSMNPCPVYDEVSGKLILFFIAVPGKISEQHQLRTKINLVRLCYITSMDQGRTWSAVQDITEGAISSEYKNWATFAVGPGHGLQLLNEARSLVIPAYAYRILDPKQHPTPHAFCFISSDHGATWEMGNFVGKESAVECQVAEVHTCGRRVLYCNARSSRGARIQAVSYNHGVDFEGGQRVEMLVEPPSGCHGSVTAFPPPPDARCQDSWLLYAHPTDPKGRRDLGIYLNKSPLNPAHWTKPSILFKGLCAYSDLQYMGVGPDGSPLFSCLFEYGTRQQCEEIIFVIFTLKQAFPSEC; from the exons ATGATGGCTTCGTTTCCTGTCCTGAAGCAAGAGACGTTGTTCCGGAACGGTACGTGGAGCTACCGAATTCCAGCCCTGCTCTACCTGCCACGTTTCAGCATCATCCTGGCATTTGCTGAGGAACGAGAGGATGTGGTGGACGAACATGCCAAGCTGATAGCGATGCGCAGAGGCATGTATGACCCAACTACGCACCATGTTCAG TGGAATAGCATGGAGACCATTGTCAGTGCGCAGCTGAAAGATCACCGGTCTATGAATCCCTGTCCTGTTTATGATGAGGTCTCAGGGAAACTGATCCTGTTCTTCATAGCCGTCCCAGGAAAGATCTCTGAGCAGCACCAGCTCAGGACAAAGATCAACCTGGTGCGTCTCTGCTACATCACTAGCATGGACCAAGGACGCACCTGGAGCGCTGTCCAGGATATCACTGAGGGTGCCATTAGCTCCGAGTACAAGAACTGGGCCACTTTTGCAGTGGGGCCAGGCCACGGATTACAGCTGCTCAATGAGGCCCGGAGCCTTGTGATTCCTGCTTATGCCTATCGTATCCTCGACCCTAAGCAACACCCCACCCCTCATGCCTTCTGCTTCATCAGCTCTGACCACGGGGCGACATGGGAGATGGGGAACTTTGTGGGGAAGGAGAGCGCGGTGGAGTGCCAGGTAGCCGAGGTACACACCTGTGGCAGGAGGGTGCTCTACTGCAAcgcaaggagcagcaggggagCAAGAATCCAGGCCGTCAGCTACAACCACGGGGTGGACTTTGAGGGAGGCCAACGGGTTGAAATGCTTGTAGAGCCTCCCTCTGGATGTCATGGAAGTGTTACTGCCTTCCCACCTCCCCCTGATGCCAGGTGCCAAGATAGTTGGTTGCTCTATGCTCATCCTACAGACCCAAAGGGTCGAAGAGATTTGGGAATTTACCTCAACAAAAGCCCTTTAAACCCAGCACACTGGACAAAGCCAAGCATCCTCTTCAAGGGCTTGTGTGCTTATTCAGATCTGCAGTACATGGGGGTCGGGCCAGATGGCTCACCCTTGTTCTCCTGCCTTTTTGAATATGGGACCCGTCAACAATGTGAAGAgataatatttgtaatattcaCTTTGAAGCAAGCCTTCCCATCTGAGTGCTGA